One segment of Metallosphaera cuprina Ar-4 DNA contains the following:
- a CDS encoding Cdc6/Cdc18 family protein, which produces MSDIIDEVLSSVKNSAVFKNREYLLPDYVPDELPHRENEIKKLASILVQLYRGERPSNTFVYGLTGTGKTAVAKYVLNSLQKKLNNFRYVYVNSRQSDTPYRILADIIEILGNKVPFTGLSTAELYRRLVKELEKSETVMIIVLDEIDALVKKHGDDILYKLTRINYEIHKSKVSIIGITNDIKFIDGLDPRVRSSLGEEELVFPPYNAEELEDILRRRSSLAFKEGVISDSVIKLCAAIAARDHGDARRALDLLRVSGEIAERYKKKIVTEEEVERARVEIERDRVYEVIATLPFHSKLILLSIVQSSIQDRRLTTGEIYTRYRELTSIMSSESVTQRRASDIINELDMMGIVSARVVNRGRYGKTKEVVLAVDRNIVMKALIESDERFADIRSG; this is translated from the coding sequence ATGAGTGACATTATCGACGAAGTTCTTTCATCAGTGAAAAACTCAGCCGTGTTTAAAAACAGAGAGTACCTCCTTCCAGATTACGTTCCTGACGAATTACCACATAGAGAGAATGAGATAAAGAAACTAGCCAGTATACTGGTTCAACTTTACAGAGGCGAGAGGCCAAGCAATACCTTCGTTTACGGACTAACCGGAACAGGTAAGACCGCGGTAGCTAAATATGTCCTCAATAGTTTACAAAAGAAGCTTAACAACTTCAGATACGTCTACGTAAACAGTAGGCAGAGCGACACTCCTTACAGAATACTTGCAGACATAATTGAAATTCTAGGAAATAAAGTTCCCTTCACTGGATTGTCCACTGCAGAGCTGTATAGAAGGTTAGTTAAAGAGTTAGAGAAGAGTGAGACGGTGATGATTATAGTACTCGATGAAATTGATGCTTTGGTAAAGAAACACGGAGACGATATTTTATACAAGTTGACTAGAATAAACTATGAAATACATAAAAGCAAGGTCTCAATTATTGGGATAACTAACGATATAAAGTTCATAGACGGGTTAGATCCTAGGGTAAGAAGTAGTTTAGGCGAAGAAGAGTTAGTGTTTCCTCCATATAATGCAGAGGAGTTAGAGGATATTTTAAGAAGGAGGTCCTCCTTGGCGTTTAAGGAAGGCGTGATTTCAGACTCGGTTATAAAGCTGTGCGCTGCTATAGCTGCTAGGGATCACGGTGACGCTAGAAGGGCTCTAGACCTTCTTAGAGTTTCAGGCGAGATAGCTGAAAGGTATAAAAAGAAGATTGTTACGGAAGAGGAAGTGGAGAGAGCAAGAGTAGAAATAGAAAGGGACAGGGTATACGAAGTCATAGCTACACTTCCGTTCCATTCTAAGCTGATACTCTTATCTATAGTGCAAAGCTCTATTCAGGATAGAAGATTAACTACAGGGGAAATATATACGAGATATAGAGAACTTACTTCGATAATGAGCTCAGAGTCCGTAACTCAAAGGCGGGCTAGCGACATTATAAATGAATTGGATATGATGGGGATAGTCTCTGCTAGGGTTGTAAACAGGGGCAGATATGGTAAAACTAAGGAAGTTGTATTAGCTGTTGATAGAAATATTGTGATGAAAGCATTGATCGAGAGTGATGAAAGGTTTGCTGATATCAGGAGTGGATGA
- a CDS encoding endonuclease dU — protein MLISGVDDGFFPLSYKGGKGKSPLVVTLFEDLAFKDVNLGFITVDGSDAKEAFCKINWGVTTIFDGVTFAGFNYIIPDKNYIIFYGYRPNVAKVKLALDKHFHDDREEKIISILERLVRIESRWGPVYLYTDLDLTLARNLIDKYQVLSKYPEPIRYAHVIGKALGHWHARC, from the coding sequence TTGCTGATATCAGGAGTGGATGACGGATTTTTCCCTCTCTCTTATAAAGGTGGGAAAGGTAAATCTCCACTGGTCGTTACACTGTTCGAAGATCTCGCTTTTAAAGACGTTAACTTGGGATTTATTACTGTTGACGGTTCTGACGCAAAGGAGGCCTTTTGCAAGATTAACTGGGGAGTCACAACTATCTTTGATGGAGTGACATTCGCAGGATTTAACTATATAATACCAGACAAAAATTATATAATATTCTATGGATATAGACCTAATGTTGCCAAGGTAAAGCTGGCGTTGGATAAGCACTTCCATGACGATAGGGAAGAGAAGATAATTTCGATTTTAGAAAGGTTGGTCAGGATAGAGAGTAGATGGGGACCAGTTTATTTGTATACGGATCTAGATCTGACTTTAGCTAGGAATTTAATAGATAAATATCAAGTGTTATCAAAATATCCTGAACCAATTAGATATGCACACGTGATTGGAAAGGCGTTAGGTCATTGGCATGCCCGTTGCTGA
- a CDS encoding acyl-CoA thioesterase encodes MYSTDTYYNVFPWHTNHFGSLHGGIYMSWLIDTAGILMSSISQGNYLLASVDYLYLFRPARLGDILRVTAEAKASWSSSVEIEVRGCIKRGTNEELGAIGLMSYVAVDENGRPRSLSVKIEPDQEAEKRRAKRLERKKKISGDTSELLPGMSFGRSYVRTIYPEHGFGNGILYAGKMYMMLDEALAIVAKLYSKGNTFTASAGSADFLVPVKIGDILEIQGAVEYTGNTSLDVGAKIFAINHFTGTRRLVSRTVFSFVSIDDQGKPRPISKLEPSSEYERSIMENRIKEREERIKLSKTLQQRACQ; translated from the coding sequence GTGTACTCTACGGATACCTATTATAACGTGTTCCCGTGGCACACCAATCACTTCGGTTCGCTTCACGGCGGAATATACATGAGCTGGCTTATTGATACGGCTGGGATATTAATGTCTAGCATAAGCCAGGGTAATTACCTTTTAGCCTCAGTAGACTACCTTTACCTGTTTAGACCTGCTAGACTTGGGGACATATTAAGAGTAACTGCGGAAGCTAAGGCGTCTTGGTCGAGCTCTGTCGAAATTGAAGTTAGGGGTTGTATAAAGAGAGGTACAAACGAAGAGTTGGGAGCAATAGGGTTAATGAGCTACGTCGCGGTAGATGAAAATGGGAGACCTAGATCACTGTCAGTTAAGATAGAACCTGACCAGGAAGCGGAGAAAAGGAGGGCCAAAAGACTTGAGAGGAAAAAGAAAATATCGGGAGACACGTCAGAACTTTTGCCTGGAATGTCTTTCGGGAGAAGTTACGTTAGGACAATATATCCAGAGCATGGATTTGGGAACGGGATACTTTATGCCGGGAAAATGTACATGATGTTAGATGAGGCGTTAGCTATAGTAGCTAAGTTATATTCTAAAGGTAACACCTTCACAGCTAGTGCAGGGTCTGCAGATTTCCTGGTCCCAGTTAAAATAGGAGATATCCTTGAAATACAAGGTGCGGTTGAATACACAGGTAATACCTCTCTTGACGTAGGGGCTAAGATTTTTGCTATAAATCACTTCACTGGGACTAGAAGGCTAGTGTCTAGAACTGTGTTCTCTTTCGTCTCTATAGACGATCAAGGTAAACCTAGACCTATATCTAAGCTAGAACCTTCATCCGAATACGAAAGATCTATTATGGAAAATAGAATAAAGGAGAGGGAGGAAAGGATAAAACTAAGTAAAACGCTTCAGCAACGGGCATGCCAATGA
- a CDS encoding nicotinamide-nucleotide adenylyltransferase has protein sequence MIKWGLERLDELIVLIGSAQESHTLSNPFTAGERIEMIRNVMRAEGIPGDRYYLVPIPDILMNNVWAYHVKMYVPSFEAVIARNPLVLRLFKEAGNEILIPPSFNREKYNSTLIRKFMITGEEWESLVPEQVSSFIKSIKGDERLREIVGSDKR, from the coding sequence GTGATCAAATGGGGGCTTGAAAGGCTGGATGAGCTCATCGTGCTTATCGGAAGCGCTCAGGAGAGCCATACCCTATCTAACCCATTCACCGCCGGCGAGAGGATAGAGATGATAAGAAACGTGATGAGGGCTGAGGGCATCCCTGGGGATAGATATTACCTAGTTCCAATACCTGATATATTAATGAATAACGTGTGGGCCTACCACGTCAAAATGTACGTACCTTCGTTTGAGGCAGTCATTGCAAGGAATCCGCTTGTACTTAGACTGTTTAAAGAGGCTGGCAATGAAATCCTAATTCCTCCATCATTTAATAGAGAGAAGTATAATTCTACATTAATTAGGAAGTTCATGATAACGGGTGAAGAGTGGGAAAGTCTAGTTCCAGAGCAGGTTTCGTCCTTTATAAAGAGTATTAAAGGAGATGAGAGACTAAGAGAAATAGTGGGCTCTGATAAAAGGTGA
- a CDS encoding SAM hydrolase/SAM-dependent halogenase family protein, which translates to MEAVIKKLNREADIIYISPEAKNFNIISGSYLLYTSFRYFRKNTIFLVVIDPGVGTERKPLAIKTRNYIFIGPDNGVLYPSIKADEVVDLHVIDNEKVYLSKAISNTFHGRDIFSISAALLSLRVPMDTLGSKISEDRIQKVDFSVRVENNMICTKVIFIDHYGNVALALRDAKVKLGMTAQLKVGGRTYQAWTASTFQDRETGLIVYRNGYGFLELGLNKANASLLLDVKEGDDVCIEGSILVDFSPFI; encoded by the coding sequence ATGGAAGCTGTGATAAAGAAGTTAAATAGGGAAGCTGATATAATTTACATATCGCCAGAGGCTAAGAACTTTAACATAATATCCGGTTCCTATTTGTTGTACACATCGTTCAGATATTTTAGAAAAAACACCATTTTCTTAGTAGTGATCGATCCTGGCGTTGGAACTGAGAGAAAACCTTTAGCAATTAAAACCAGGAATTACATTTTTATAGGTCCTGACAACGGCGTTCTCTATCCCTCAATCAAAGCTGATGAAGTGGTTGATCTTCACGTGATTGATAATGAAAAAGTGTATCTATCCAAGGCGATCTCTAACACGTTCCATGGTAGAGACATATTCTCTATTAGCGCAGCGTTATTATCGCTAAGGGTCCCAATGGACACTTTAGGATCGAAAATTAGTGAAGACAGGATCCAGAAAGTAGACTTTAGCGTTAGAGTGGAGAATAATATGATTTGCACTAAGGTGATTTTCATAGATCATTACGGGAACGTAGCTTTAGCTTTACGTGATGCTAAAGTGAAACTTGGAATGACAGCTCAATTAAAGGTAGGTGGAAGGACCTATCAGGCATGGACTGCTTCAACATTTCAGGACAGGGAAACCGGGTTGATAGTATACAGAAATGGATACGGATTTCTTGAATTAGGGTTAAATAAGGCAAACGCGTCACTACTTCTAGATGTGAAAGAAGGTGATGATGTCTGCATAGAGGGATCTATCCTGGTAGATTTCAGCCCTTTCATTTAG
- the cyaB gene encoding class IV adenylate cyclase, giving the protein MTDVIEREIKIKLDIDPSQLVRNLEKEGFEYLGEEEQEDVYLNGTVKDFRDTDEALRIRVVNDKVELTYKSPKMGKDSKSREEITVNLDNKESMIKILEKLGYKSSYVLRKRRISFRKGNFTVCVDNVEGLGNFIEIEGIDVKESDLVSFFQDFKGKFHLNGEPITKSYLELMVNKLDNSNPN; this is encoded by the coding sequence ATGACAGATGTTATTGAACGTGAAATAAAAATCAAGCTCGACATCGATCCTAGTCAACTGGTACGAAATCTTGAGAAAGAAGGATTCGAGTATTTAGGAGAGGAAGAGCAGGAGGATGTTTACCTTAATGGAACGGTCAAAGATTTCAGAGATACTGACGAAGCCCTAAGAATTAGGGTAGTGAACGATAAGGTAGAACTGACGTACAAGAGTCCAAAGATGGGTAAAGATAGTAAGTCAAGAGAGGAGATTACAGTTAATTTAGACAACAAGGAGAGCATGATTAAGATTCTAGAAAAGTTAGGCTATAAGTCCTCTTATGTTCTAAGGAAAAGAAGAATCTCTTTTAGGAAAGGGAACTTTACTGTATGTGTAGATAATGTAGAGGGACTGGGTAACTTCATCGAGATAGAGGGAATAGACGTAAAGGAATCAGATTTAGTCTCATTCTTTCAAGATTTTAAGGGAAAATTTCATTTAAATGGTGAACCCATAACAAAGTCTTATCTAGAACTGATGGTGAATAAACTTGACAATAGCAATCCTAACTGA
- a CDS encoding RsmB/NOP family class I SAM-dependent RNA methyltransferase — MIDIDSYLKNNEASLYSYEIEDGITELAKKYGFLEYMIERYIHFLGSKTEEFLSSCTFPLRKAIRCNSLKIDCKTLSENLENKGFTLSRIEWSKFGYRVEKSPSTPSIGSTIEYMKGQYYIQGEASMIPPEALSPKEGELVLDMASSPGGKTTHIAQLMNNSGSIIALESNPARLKKIRSNIARLGVTNVILLLLRGEEVSKLGLTFDKILLDAPCSGEGLIPIDKTRKTKTLPDDLKRFQRTQLNLLVTGYKVLKKNGLMVYSTCSIAPEEDEVIVNFAIKYLGMRAEMITGFPGERGLSSYKGIEFSEGIQNCLRTYPHTQKMEGFFVCLLRKE; from the coding sequence ATGATTGACATCGACTCCTATCTAAAAAATAATGAAGCTTCTTTATATTCTTACGAGATAGAGGACGGTATCACTGAACTGGCTAAAAAGTACGGTTTTTTAGAATATATGATTGAAAGATATATTCATTTTCTAGGATCAAAAACAGAAGAGTTCCTGTCCTCGTGCACCTTTCCTTTAAGAAAGGCTATTAGATGTAATTCGTTAAAAATAGATTGTAAAACTTTATCAGAGAACCTAGAGAATAAGGGTTTCACCTTATCAAGGATTGAGTGGAGTAAGTTTGGATATCGTGTAGAGAAATCACCCAGCACTCCTAGTATCGGTTCAACAATAGAATATATGAAAGGTCAATATTACATTCAAGGAGAAGCGTCAATGATACCTCCCGAGGCACTATCACCTAAGGAGGGAGAACTGGTTCTGGACATGGCATCATCGCCAGGAGGTAAGACTACACATATAGCTCAACTGATGAATAACTCAGGCTCAATAATAGCTTTAGAGAGCAACCCTGCCAGGTTAAAGAAGATAAGGTCAAATATTGCAAGGCTAGGTGTTACTAACGTAATTCTTTTATTGTTAAGGGGGGAGGAAGTATCAAAACTAGGACTTACTTTCGATAAAATACTCCTTGACGCACCTTGTTCCGGAGAGGGTTTAATACCTATAGATAAGACTAGGAAAACAAAAACTCTTCCTGATGATCTAAAACGCTTCCAGAGGACGCAGTTGAACCTCCTTGTAACCGGATATAAAGTGTTAAAAAAGAACGGGTTAATGGTTTATTCTACCTGTAGCATTGCCCCTGAAGAGGATGAGGTCATCGTTAACTTTGCTATTAAATATCTAGGGATGAGAGCGGAGATGATAACTGGCTTTCCAGGTGAGAGAGGACTGTCAAGTTATAAGGGAATCGAGTTCTCAGAAGGAATTCAAAACTGCCTTAGGACATACCCTCATACTCAGAAAATGGAGGGGTTTTTCGTTTGTTTATTGAGAAAAGAGTGA
- the radA gene encoding DNA repair and recombination protein RadA, with protein MADQVEEKKRIKSVKDLSGVGQAVLNKLNESGYSSLESIAVASPQDLSTVAGIPLATAQRIIKEARDALDIRFKTALEIEQERASVKKITTGSQALDGLLGGGIETRTMTELFGEFGSGKTQICHQVSVNVQLPSEKGGLSGKALYIDTEGTFRTERIKAMASALGLDPKEVLQNIMSIRAINTDHQIAIVEELQDIISKDNTIKLVVVDSITSHFRAEYSGRENLAVRQQKLNRHLHQLVRLAEIYDLAVIVTNQVMARPDMFYGDPTVAVGGHTLYHVPGIRVQIKKSRGNRRIARMVDAPHLPEGEVVFSITNTGIRDAEE; from the coding sequence ATGGCAGACCAGGTTGAAGAGAAGAAAAGAATTAAGTCAGTGAAGGACCTATCAGGCGTCGGACAGGCAGTACTGAATAAACTAAATGAGTCGGGTTACTCTTCGCTTGAATCAATAGCGGTAGCTTCTCCTCAAGATTTGAGCACAGTGGCAGGCATTCCTTTGGCCACAGCCCAGAGAATAATAAAGGAGGCAAGAGACGCTCTAGATATCAGATTTAAGACTGCGCTTGAGATCGAGCAAGAGAGGGCAAGTGTAAAGAAAATAACTACCGGAAGCCAAGCGTTAGATGGCCTTCTAGGCGGTGGAATAGAGACTAGGACTATGACAGAGCTTTTCGGAGAGTTTGGTTCTGGAAAGACTCAGATATGTCATCAGGTCTCAGTTAATGTTCAACTTCCTTCAGAGAAGGGTGGTTTGTCGGGTAAGGCCCTATACATTGATACAGAAGGAACTTTCAGAACAGAAAGAATAAAGGCTATGGCCTCAGCTTTGGGCTTGGATCCTAAGGAAGTATTGCAGAATATCATGAGTATCAGAGCTATAAATACTGATCATCAGATAGCTATAGTTGAAGAGCTTCAAGATATAATCTCTAAAGATAATACAATTAAACTAGTAGTGGTGGACTCAATAACGTCTCATTTCAGGGCCGAGTACTCTGGAAGAGAGAACTTAGCTGTAAGGCAGCAGAAACTGAACAGGCATCTTCATCAACTAGTTAGATTAGCTGAGATATACGATCTAGCAGTAATAGTAACTAATCAAGTTATGGCCAGACCAGACATGTTTTATGGTGATCCAACGGTAGCGGTCGGAGGTCATACTTTATATCACGTTCCAGGTATTAGGGTACAGATCAAGAAAAGTAGAGGTAACAGGCGGATAGCTAGGATGGTAGATGCTCCTCATTTACCTGAAGGCGAAGTTGTATTTAGTATTACCAACACTGGTATAAGGGACGCTGAGGAGTGA
- a CDS encoding HIT family protein — protein sequence MDQLWAPWRSKYIMDASKPRQEDCLFCRVSRETNDKENLVVCRSQKAFVILNKYPYNPGHIMIVPFRHVPSLELLENDEGLQLFRLTSIALKVLRDIYSPDGFNVGINIGRVAGAGIEQHVHVHIVPRWNGDSNFMPIIGHTKVLPETLDETYKKLNQKSICNEEVFDH from the coding sequence ATGGATCAATTGTGGGCTCCTTGGCGATCTAAGTACATAATGGATGCTTCGAAACCAAGGCAGGAAGATTGTCTGTTCTGTAGAGTGAGTAGAGAAACTAATGATAAAGAGAATTTAGTAGTATGTAGATCACAGAAGGCTTTCGTTATTTTAAACAAGTATCCATATAACCCTGGCCATATCATGATAGTTCCTTTTAGACATGTTCCGTCTCTAGAGCTCCTAGAAAACGATGAAGGTTTACAACTTTTCCGTCTCACCTCAATCGCGCTAAAGGTCTTAAGGGATATATATAGTCCAGACGGCTTTAACGTTGGAATCAACATAGGAAGAGTAGCCGGAGCAGGTATAGAACAGCACGTACATGTCCATATAGTACCTAGATGGAACGGTGACTCTAACTTCATGCCGATAATAGGTCATACTAAGGTACTTCCAGAGACTTTAGACGAGACTTATAAGAAATTGAACCAAAAATCTATATGTAATGAGGAAGTCTTCGATCACTGA
- the ilvA gene encoding threonine ammonia-lyase, whose protein sequence is MIKQIQEGISKARELILPYIHETPMDFSSTFSRMLQAEVYLKLENLQKTGSFKVRGAFNKILNMKEEDKKKGVIAVSAGNHAQGVAYAASTLGIKSVIVMPETAPVSKYRATKGYGAEVILYGKFIHESMKKAQDLIRERNLTLIHPYDDPFIIAGQGTAGLEMYNEKPDIVVVPIGGGGLISGISLALKSVNPNIKVIGVQSLASPSLKISKDLGRLAEIEPSYSIADGILVKSPSDLTFQIISEYVDDIVLVDDEEIAWAMMMLMERSKTVVEPAGAAPLAALLSGKIRANGKKVIAFLSGGNVDMSLLARIIDKTLYKTKRIVKARVIVPDKPGYLNKVLNYVAQIRGNIIDVVHDRVSSDVMPGYTKIYVMFEVAEQEALSRFILALHNENIEVKLID, encoded by the coding sequence ATGATCAAACAGATTCAAGAGGGTATAAGTAAGGCGAGGGAATTAATCCTCCCTTATATTCATGAGACTCCTATGGATTTCTCCAGTACCTTTTCAAGGATGTTACAAGCTGAAGTTTATCTAAAATTAGAAAATTTACAAAAGACAGGTTCATTCAAAGTTAGAGGAGCATTCAATAAGATTTTGAATATGAAAGAAGAGGATAAAAAGAAGGGAGTAATAGCCGTTTCAGCGGGCAACCATGCTCAAGGCGTGGCGTATGCAGCTTCTACGTTGGGCATAAAGTCAGTAATAGTAATGCCAGAAACGGCTCCTGTTTCTAAATATAGGGCTACAAAAGGATACGGAGCAGAAGTTATACTTTATGGGAAGTTCATTCATGAGAGTATGAAGAAAGCTCAGGACTTAATAAGAGAGAGAAATCTTACACTAATTCACCCTTACGATGATCCATTTATAATAGCAGGTCAGGGTACGGCAGGGCTTGAAATGTATAATGAGAAACCGGACATAGTAGTGGTTCCGATAGGGGGCGGAGGTCTGATTTCAGGCATATCTCTAGCCCTTAAATCCGTTAATCCTAATATCAAGGTGATAGGGGTTCAATCTCTCGCTTCTCCATCTCTTAAGATATCAAAGGATCTAGGAAGGTTAGCCGAGATAGAACCCTCATATTCTATAGCTGATGGCATATTGGTTAAATCACCATCCGATTTAACATTTCAAATCATTTCTGAGTATGTAGATGATATAGTTTTAGTGGATGATGAGGAGATAGCTTGGGCAATGATGATGCTTATGGAGAGGAGTAAAACTGTAGTGGAGCCAGCCGGTGCCGCCCCTCTAGCGGCGCTTCTTTCCGGTAAGATTAGAGCTAACGGAAAAAAAGTCATCGCGTTTCTTAGTGGGGGAAATGTTGATATGTCATTACTTGCCAGGATAATTGATAAAACGCTTTATAAGACGAAAAGAATCGTGAAAGCGAGAGTGATAGTACCTGATAAGCCTGGATATCTGAATAAGGTACTTAACTACGTAGCCCAGATAAGAGGGAATATTATTGACGTTGTACACGATAGGGTTAGCAGTGACGTAATGCCCGGATACACTAAAATATACGTAATGTTTGAAGTAGCAGAACAAGAGGCGTTAAGCAGGTTTATTTTAGCGCTACATAATGAGAACATAGAAGTTAAACTAATAGATTAA
- a CDS encoding prephenate dehydratase, with protein sequence MYYLGPEGSFSHEAALKVKEAYTSKSSISEIFDGVSKGALGVVPVENTLEGPVNETLVSKSSISEIFDGVSKGALGVVPVENTLEGPVNETLDNLYARDEIYVNRRIDIKIDLVLAASPDAKKESIERVYSHNHAIHEAKRTLSRLGFVNFVPVASTSKAAQLASEDIKSAAVCSRLAAQIYGLKILHDNIQDGLNITRFLVISKELSENGERTILLFTVPDKPGSLYKVLEKFYLHNINLSMIYSRPTRKIPWNYYFYLEYEGDMMSSKHSGLLNELRQATQELKPKGSYTFLNPT encoded by the coding sequence ATTTACTATCTAGGACCTGAGGGAAGTTTCTCACACGAAGCTGCCTTAAAGGTAAAGGAAGCATACACAAGTAAGTCTTCAATATCTGAGATATTTGATGGGGTATCAAAGGGAGCGTTAGGTGTAGTCCCAGTAGAGAACACATTAGAAGGCCCAGTAAACGAGACACTCGTAAGTAAGTCTTCAATATCTGAGATATTTGATGGGGTATCAAAGGGAGCGTTAGGTGTAGTCCCAGTAGAGAACACATTAGAAGGCCCAGTAAACGAGACACTCGATAATCTCTACGCTAGAGATGAGATATATGTAAACAGAAGAATTGATATAAAAATAGACTTGGTATTAGCGGCATCACCTGATGCTAAGAAGGAGTCCATAGAAAGAGTCTATTCGCATAACCACGCTATACACGAAGCGAAAAGAACCCTATCAAGGCTCGGATTCGTCAATTTCGTCCCAGTAGCTAGCACATCTAAGGCTGCCCAGTTGGCGTCAGAGGACATTAAATCTGCTGCAGTTTGTTCCAGATTAGCTGCTCAAATTTACGGTTTAAAGATTCTTCATGATAATATTCAAGATGGATTAAACATTACAAGATTCTTAGTTATATCGAAGGAGCTTAGTGAGAATGGAGAAAGAACTATACTATTATTTACTGTCCCAGATAAACCAGGTTCACTTTATAAGGTTCTTGAAAAGTTTTATCTTCATAATATTAATTTATCAATGATATATTCTAGACCGACTAGGAAAATTCCTTGGAACTATTACTTTTATCTAGAGTACGAAGGAGATATGATGTCATCAAAACATTCAGGACTACTTAACGAATTACGCCAAGCTACACAGGAACTGAAACCAAAGGGTAGCTATACCTTTCTAAATCCTACATGA
- a CDS encoding Lrp/AsnC family transcriptional regulator, which yields MISLSDVQKNLVMELQYNFPVDETPFNVIADRTKLSLHDTLREIKNLIDLEVIKRLGMYVNFRVKGMEGALVAASIPLDQLDKFRREALHIRELTHNYIRNHPRYNVWYVIKAQNREALEKEVRYLMENVNTNDYIILFSKKNLKLSVKYDIIRGISWSKAEMPPDRIPTADELGLNMELLKSLSYPLPITERPFKSIAERFGYKEGDLVELISDLRKKHVIKDYGATINGDKVGITENAMLLINTDSFEVACNNIAENLNEATHVVLRESDKPWDYLCYCMLHGKDKSVIREASAKALRVTGAKSYMLLYSLDNLKPGIVM from the coding sequence ATGATTTCCTTAAGTGACGTCCAGAAAAATCTCGTCATGGAACTTCAATATAATTTCCCTGTTGATGAAACACCTTTTAATGTTATTGCGGATAGAACTAAGCTAAGCCTTCACGATACACTCAGGGAGATAAAAAACCTAATCGACTTAGAAGTAATAAAGAGGCTTGGAATGTACGTCAATTTTAGAGTTAAAGGCATGGAAGGTGCTCTTGTCGCTGCATCAATCCCTCTGGATCAATTAGATAAATTTCGAAGGGAAGCGCTTCATATACGAGAGTTAACTCATAACTACATTAGAAATCATCCTAGATACAACGTTTGGTATGTGATTAAGGCTCAAAATAGGGAGGCCCTTGAGAAGGAAGTTAGGTATTTGATGGAAAATGTAAATACAAACGATTATATAATTCTCTTCTCTAAGAAGAACCTTAAATTAAGTGTGAAATACGATATTATAAGAGGAATATCGTGGAGTAAAGCTGAGATGCCTCCAGATAGGATCCCTACAGCAGACGAGCTTGGTTTAAACATGGAGCTCTTGAAATCTCTATCTTATCCTCTTCCTATAACAGAAAGACCTTTCAAATCTATAGCAGAAAGGTTCGGTTACAAAGAGGGAGATCTTGTGGAACTAATTTCAGATCTAAGGAAAAAACATGTAATCAAGGATTACGGCGCGACGATTAACGGCGATAAAGTTGGAATAACTGAGAACGCAATGCTACTAATTAACACAGATAGCTTTGAAGTTGCTTGCAATAATATAGCTGAAAATTTAAACGAGGCAACTCACGTAGTTCTTAGGGAAAGCGATAAGCCTTGGGACTATCTGTGCTATTGTATGTTACACGGAAAGGATAAAAGCGTTATAAGAGAAGCATCTGCTAAGGCTCTAAGAGTAACTGGCGCTAAAAGCTACATGTTGCTCTATAGCTTAGATAATCTAAAGCCAGGGATAGTCATGTAG